The Lactobacillus sp. ESL0680 DNA segment TAAAATAATTGGAAGAAGTTAATTATGCTAGTTTTGGACGACTAGTTGCAAATAAATGGCTGCTCTCAATGCATTAGGAGGCAATAGAATGTCGATCTTGGAAGAAAAGTATGCTTTAAATAATGGAATTAAAATTCCCAAATTGGGTTTTGGTACATGGTTGATTAATAATACTAAAGTTGTAAGTGCGGTTCAGCACGCAGCTCAACTGGGATACCGCCTATTTGATACAGCACAGGCTTATGATAACGAAGTTGGCATTGGTGAAGGTCTAAAAGCCACTGGTCTACCACGTGAGCAATTTTTTGTTACAACTAAGGTGGAAGCTAATTATAAGGATTATCAAACGGTTAAAAAGTCGATTGATATATCGCTGACAAAATTAGATTTGGATTATCTTGACCTATTGCTAATTCATGCTCCTGAACCATGGGCTGAATTTCATGGCAGTAATCATTATTTTGCGGAAAATTTAGCAGTTTGGCAGGCAATGGAAGAAGCTGTGCAAGCTGGTAAAGTTCGCTCAATTGGAGTTTCTAATTTTGAACAGGTTGATTTAGATAATATTCTACAAAATTGTACGATTAAGCCAGTGGTTAATCAGTTGTTAACCCATATTGGCAATACCAACTTCAAATTAATTGATTACAGTCAGAAAAACGGTCTCTTGGTAGAAGCCTATTCGCCGATTGCTCATGGGGAAATGATGAAAAATGAGCAGCTAATTAAGTTGGCCAAGAAATATCAGGTATCAATTCCTCAACTAGCTATCAGATATTGTTTAGAGTTAGGAACTGTGCCGCTGCCTAAGAGCAGAACTCTTAAACATATTGCCGCCAATAGGGATGTAAATTTTACTATCGCGCCGGAAGATATGCAGTTACTCAAAGCAATTCCCCATATTAAGGACTATGGTTCTTCAAGCAAGTTCCCAGTTTTTAGCGGCAAATAAATTTACTATAAATAAAAAGACAATTCTCATAATTGAGAACTGTCTTTTTTGATTGTTACATACCAGCTTTAATAATTTTCTTCTCAGCCATCGTTTTACGCAAGGCGAGAAGGGCAGTATAAGTTGATAAAATGTAAACTTTTTTAGTTGGCAGTTTAGCGATTTGCGCGATTAAATCATCGTTATCTTTAGCCACTGTCATATTATCAGGATTAAAACCTGCAACTTCTAACCTAAAGTTCATGTCTTTACGCCGCAAGCCGCCAACAATAACGTGTTTAATCTGCTCACGATTTAAGTCTTCGAACTGACCGTCCCAAATCCATGAGGTGTCAATTCCATCTGCGTGATTGGCGTTAAGCAGTGCAACCAGTGAGTAGTCATCTGGTTCGGTGTTTAACATATGCAGCACTTCGTCAAGCCCCACTGGATTTTTAACTAAAATCAAGTCAATATCTTTACCAGCGTAGTTAATTAATTCTTGCCGGCCAAAGACCCGCTTATTGTTAGCAAATGATTGTGCAATTTCATCATCATTTAAACTAAACTCACGGGCAACAGAATAAGCAGCCAGAGCGTTATAAATATTGTAAGTACCACCAATGTTGATTGAATAGTCTTTGGCCCCCATTTGAAATGCCAATTGATTAGGTGTTTGCTCGGTAATCTTGTTGATACTGTATTTCAATTCTGGACGCTTGTAGCCGCAATGAGGACAGAAAAAGTCGCCCAAGTTGGCATAAATCCGGTCATGAAAGTGAATAACATGGTCACATTGTGGGCACAAGACACCGTCAGTGTTAACGGGAGCTTTTGCATCGTTATCTTTTTGCGCGGAATCTAAGTCAAACCCGTAGAATACTTTTTTATTAGGCAATGCAACTGATGAAAAGATGCTGGCATCACCATTGGCAATAATTGTTGCTTCAGGAGCCAGCTTAATGCCATCTACGATTTTGGCATAGGTGGTATAAATTTCTCCATACCTGTCCATTTGGTCACGAAAAATATTGGTCAACACATAGTAACTTGGGTGAATTAATTCAGTAACCATCTTGACGTTGGCTTCATCAACCTCTAAGACAGCAATCTTACGCTTGACCTTCTTTTGCTTATGAGCTAAGAAGGCAGTAACAATTCCTTGCTGCATGTTCGAACCTGACGGATTAGTTAGAATGTCGCCGTACTTTTGCTTTAATGCGGCAACAATTAATGATGTCGTCATCGTCTTACCATTAGTTCCAGTTACAATGACAGTTTCATAATCATGTGCCAGTGCGTTTAACACCTGCGGGTCAATTTTCATCGCTAACTTGCCAGGAAAACTGGTACCGCCTTTTAATACATTATGAAGAAACCAATAGCTTGATTTACCAGCAGCCTTGGCAATTCCTGATTTTAGATTCATCTTTATCCCTCACTTTAAAATCATTATAACTATAGCATAGCGCCGAGGTGAAAACGAGTTTTCATGACGATTTAACTGCACATAATTTGATTTTCATCTATACTAGTTAAGTTAGGTGAATTTAATTTAAACAAAGGAGCAAAAAATGGCACAATTATTTTTTCACTATGGTGCTATGAGTAGTGGTAAAACGATTGAAATTCTTAAGGATACACATAATTATGAAGCCCAAGGCCGTAAGATTGCGCTCATGACTAGCGGCATTGATAATCGCAGCGGTGTTGGCACGGTTGCTTCAAGAATTGGTCTGCACCGGGATGCAGTTCCGATTGAATCGCAGACAAATATTTTTGATTATGTCCAAAAATTAAACGCTGAAGATGAAAAACGCGGTGACGGTTCAATTGCCTGCGTCTTTATTGATGAGGCACAATTTTTGGAGCGGCATCATGTCTTAGAATGTGCCAGAATAGTTGATGAACTTAAGATACCGGTAATGACATTTGGTCTTAAAAATGATTTTCAAAACAAATTATTCGAAGGTAGTAAAAACCTTCTGATTTTTGCGGATAAAATTAAGGAAATCAAAACAATTTGCCACTATTGTGGACGTAAGGCTACAATGAACTTGCGGATTCACGACGGTCAACCTGTTTATGAAGGTGAGCAAGTTCAAATTGGCGGCGATGAAAGTTATTATCCTGTTTGCCGTTTTCATTATTTTCACCCAGGAAAGCCAAGAACAAGAGAGGAATAGATAAGTATGGATAAAGTTATGGCACAGCTCGAGGGTCTAGTAGCCCATTATGAAGAGCTTCAAGAAATGATGGCTGATCCAGAAGTCATCAATGATACTAAGCGCTACATGGAAATCTCAAAAGAAGAGGCAGATTTGCGTGATGTAGTAGAAAAGTATCAAAAATATAAGGCAGATAAGCAAGAAATTGCCGATAATAAGGAAATTATTTCAAGCGAAAGTGACAGCGACTTAGTCGAAATGGCTAAGGAAGAAAACCATGATCTTGAGCAAGAAATCGGTGAATTGGAAGACCAAATTAAGATCTTAATGCTGCCAAAAGACCCCAATGATGATAAGGATATTATCATGGAAATTCGTGGTGCCGCTGGTGGGGATGAAGCCTCCTTATTTGCTGGTGATTTGCTTAGAATGTATGAAAAATACGCTGAACGGCAAAATTGGCAGGTATCAGTCGTTGATAGTGAACCGACAGAAGTTGGTGGCTATAAGCGAATTGCCATTATGATTACTGGTGACAAGGTTTATTCTAAGCTCAAGTACGAAAACGGAGCCCACCGGGTACAACGAGTACCGGTAACCGAATCACAAGGTCGGGTGCACACCTCAACTGCAACTGTTGCTGTTATGCCTGAATATGAACAGGTTGATTTGGATCTTGATCCTAAAGATATTAGGGTTGACGTTTACCGTTCAAGTGGTGCCGGTGGCCAGCACATTAACAAGACCTCCAGTGCCGTGCGGATGACGCACTTGCCAACTGGAATTGTGGTTGCGATGCAGGATCAGCGTAGTCAGCAGCAGAACCGGGAAAAGGCAATGCAAATTTTGAAGTCACGAGTTTACGACTATTATGAAAGTCAAAACCGTGACCAATATGATGCTAAAAGAAAGAATGCCGTTGGTACTGGTGACCGTTCAGAACGGATTCGGACTTATAATTATCCGCAAAACCGGGTAACCGATCACCGAATTGGCTTTACACTAAACAAGCTTGACCGGGTAATGAACGGTGAAATGGATGAAATTATTGATGCGTTAATTTTGTATAACCAAACTAAGCAGTTAGAGGAGTTGGCCGATCAAAATGCCTAAACTACCAACACTGAAAGATTTACAAATTTGGGCGACTGAAACTGCACCAGAGGCGCGTCCGGAAGATGTGGAATACCTATTGGCTGAACGACTAAATTTAACGCCCAGTGAATTCGCCTTAAAGCAAGATTTAGAATTAACGCCGGAGCAATTAAAGCAGGCGCAAAAGGATGTTAATAAATTGGCTAAGGGAGTGTCACCGCAATATATTTTGGGCTATTCCTGGTTT contains these protein-coding regions:
- a CDS encoding Mur ligase family protein; this translates as MNLKSGIAKAAGKSSYWFLHNVLKGGTSFPGKLAMKIDPQVLNALAHDYETVIVTGTNGKTMTTSLIVAALKQKYGDILTNPSGSNMQQGIVTAFLAHKQKKVKRKIAVLEVDEANVKMVTELIHPSYYVLTNIFRDQMDRYGEIYTTYAKIVDGIKLAPEATIIANGDASIFSSVALPNKKVFYGFDLDSAQKDNDAKAPVNTDGVLCPQCDHVIHFHDRIYANLGDFFCPHCGYKRPELKYSINKITEQTPNQLAFQMGAKDYSINIGGTYNIYNALAAYSVAREFSLNDDEIAQSFANNKRVFGRQELINYAGKDIDLILVKNPVGLDEVLHMLNTEPDDYSLVALLNANHADGIDTSWIWDGQFEDLNREQIKHVIVGGLRRKDMNFRLEVAGFNPDNMTVAKDNDDLIAQIAKLPTKKVYILSTYTALLALRKTMAEKKIIKAGM
- a CDS encoding aldo/keto reductase, producing MSILEEKYALNNGIKIPKLGFGTWLINNTKVVSAVQHAAQLGYRLFDTAQAYDNEVGIGEGLKATGLPREQFFVTTKVEANYKDYQTVKKSIDISLTKLDLDYLDLLLIHAPEPWAEFHGSNHYFAENLAVWQAMEEAVQAGKVRSIGVSNFEQVDLDNILQNCTIKPVVNQLLTHIGNTNFKLIDYSQKNGLLVEAYSPIAHGEMMKNEQLIKLAKKYQVSIPQLAIRYCLELGTVPLPKSRTLKHIAANRDVNFTIAPEDMQLLKAIPHIKDYGSSSKFPVFSGK
- a CDS encoding thymidine kinase, translated to MAQLFFHYGAMSSGKTIEILKDTHNYEAQGRKIALMTSGIDNRSGVGTVASRIGLHRDAVPIESQTNIFDYVQKLNAEDEKRGDGSIACVFIDEAQFLERHHVLECARIVDELKIPVMTFGLKNDFQNKLFEGSKNLLIFADKIKEIKTICHYCGRKATMNLRIHDGQPVYEGEQVQIGGDESYYPVCRFHYFHPGKPRTREE
- the prfA gene encoding peptide chain release factor 1 — translated: MDKVMAQLEGLVAHYEELQEMMADPEVINDTKRYMEISKEEADLRDVVEKYQKYKADKQEIADNKEIISSESDSDLVEMAKEENHDLEQEIGELEDQIKILMLPKDPNDDKDIIMEIRGAAGGDEASLFAGDLLRMYEKYAERQNWQVSVVDSEPTEVGGYKRIAIMITGDKVYSKLKYENGAHRVQRVPVTESQGRVHTSTATVAVMPEYEQVDLDLDPKDIRVDVYRSSGAGGQHINKTSSAVRMTHLPTGIVVAMQDQRSQQQNREKAMQILKSRVYDYYESQNRDQYDAKRKNAVGTGDRSERIRTYNYPQNRVTDHRIGFTLNKLDRVMNGEMDEIIDALILYNQTKQLEELADQNA